A stretch of DNA from Natrinema halophilum:
ACAACAGCAGGTCCGAGCACGGCCTCATTCGGGACCCGTCTCTCAACTCGCTCCAGCGAGACGGGTGTATCCCGGTTCGTCGAGCATCGATTGATACGCGTGATCGATATCTCGGCCTGAGAGGTGGACATAGCGACCGGGGACACGCGACCCAGGGACCCACCCAAACCAGACGCACATCTGTGCTTCTGTGAGGTAGTTCGCCAGGTAGGTTGCGCGACTATGTCTGAAATGGTGGGGATTGACCGGCTTCTCAATCCCAACCCGCTCTCGCGCCTGGTCGAGAATCCGTAATCGAATGTACTGGTAGCCAATCGTTTCATCTGGAGAGCCTTGTTTTTCATCGATCTTGCACCATAACGGCGCGTTTGGCCGTCTGTTTGGATGGGCGGTAAGCCACGAGTCGAGATACGATTCGGATTCGAGCAGTAGTAGTCGGCGTGAACCGGTCTTCCCTGAAACAACGACTTGCTTCCCCAGCGTCGTGTTCTCAATGTGACTGACTTGGAGGTCGATGAGTTCGCCGATTCTGGCTCCGGTTTCCCACAGCACTGCAATGAATGCGCGGTCACGCTCGTTGTGGCACGCATCGACTAATGCTTGGACATCACGTGGCGTGAGAAGACTCTGGGGAAGGATTCGTTTCTGCTCTACCGGCCCGCGCCGGATCCACTTCGTTTCCTCGGGGTCCTCGCCATCATTCATCCACTTCCAAAACTGCTTGATAGCCTGCTTGTAATCAACGACTGTCGAAGCGCTCGTTCCGCGGGTGTACAACCACGCGACGAGTTCCACGATATCTTCTTTGTCGAGATCAGCAAACGGAGTCTGACCGACGTGGTCGGTGATGATTTTGAAATGAGAGAGTACTTTCTGTTGTTGTGCGTGGCTGATATCTGCGAGAACCATATCCCGGTGATACTCCTGAATGAGTCGCTTATTTTCTGGGTGGATCTGTGAGGCTGACTCAACATAGGTCAGTACTCGGGCGGCTGCCGCTTCGTAATCCATCGTCGGCATGCCATCCAGACAGGGTCTCTACGGAGATAATCCGCGCGATAAGCGCCTCCAGTCATGTTGTTCGATTATCGTGGTTCACATCGGGATATTCAGCCGTGAGTGCGGCCCTCGGCGATGTGGTCGTACTGTGAGTCGCTCCTGACTGCTCTCAATTAGCGTGTCTTTCTCGGTCCTCCATGCGTTTCGGTTGGGATCGATGGGCGTCTCTTAGCTGCAACCCATCCGTGTCGTTGGACGCGTTGAGTGTTGCTGCGAGTGCGCCCGCGACGGCTTGTAAGCAGTCGGGTTTGCGCGGCGGATGGGGCTGTCTCTGGATTATGGAGAATTCGTTACATCTTGCGGCGAAGTAGTGGGAGTGTTGCGTTGAATCGGTGAGTCGAAATCTAGTGGAAGACGCAGTGTGAAGGCAACTCCCCGACGGTGTTGCTGAGAGCACGAGGGTTTATCCCTGCATGCTGGTTTCACCTGTTCATCATGAGATTCGAGAGAGAGCAAGTTCAGAAACGAGGACAGCGCCACCCCATTGACACGGATGTAGTCGGTGGTGTGCGAAGATGAACGCTGCTACAAGATACGTGGAGGCGTCGAAGTCAGGGTCTCCACTGCGCGCGTATGTGGCAGATCATGGGCAAGGCGTGTCGCAAAGTGATCTCAAACATACGGAGATTGCTGGTCGGTCGATAACCCTCTCAAATGACGTGAATGCTGACGACCAGGATCTCATCTCGGATGGGATCCGAGTGACTGACCCGGCGGAAAAGTCGTGTTTCAGTAATTCGCTCGGGATGTGGAAGTTCAACGAGAGATTTAGCTACGTCGAAGGGTTCGCAGTCATGGGTGATCTTGACGTTGGAGGGATTGAGCACGCTTGGTGTCTGCTTGACGGGGAGCATCTAGTCGATCCGACGACAGCATCGTTTGACCACTATTACGGTGTCGTCATCGACGATCCAGAAATTCTCCACCGGTATGCCGAAGAGTACCCTCACGAAGGGATTCTCGGCAATCACAAAAATCGACACGCGTTTCTCCGTGATCGTGGGTACATCGATTAACCCGGGGCGCTGGACAGAATTCTTTGCCGCGATGTCCTTTGTGTTCCTCTCCTTAGGCAGATTTGCTGTGAAGTCGCGTCGGGAACCCAATCACTGTCCTCAAGTTGAATCAGACCTTCAGCATATGATCGTAGATTCGTTCAGTGGTCTGGATACTGCGATGTCGTAATCGATTCCGGACATGGTAGAGCGTATTTTCGTCTTCTTCGTTCATCATTCTGTAGGCGACGCTGTGTCGGAGTGCGTGCGGTGTCACGTCACTGGCGTTCCCCCGAGTGCCATCAATCTTGTATGGCTGAACCCCTGCTTCCTCAGCGACCTTGTGAAGCATATTCCGAACGCCTTGTTCAGAAATCCGATTGGAGGATCGAGACGGGAAGAGTGCTTGCGGATCTTTCCAGCGGGAGTTAAGATATGCTGAGAGCAATCGCGCTGTGTCCTTCGATAGTGTGAGGGTCACTGGTGGTGGGGAATTTTCGTTCGGGTAATCCTTCTGGATGTCTGTCGGCAGATAGAGTTCCGAGTTTCCGTTTCGAAGCAGCGTCTTGTTGATCTGGACGAGTTCTCCAACGCGGAGTCCAGTATCGTACATGAACGCGATAATGGCTTCGTTGCGCTGCTGGAGGTATTCTGCACCGGTGGTGTAGCATGCTGATCGGAGTGCTTCGACTTGGTCCGGTGTCATCCATACTTTCGCGCGAACTTTGGAGTTTGCAGGAGACTCCAAAGTTGACTAAGCCGATATCTTCGAACACGCCTCCGTCACCGTTCACAGAACAGCCGTTTGCTCTCCGAGGAAATTTCGGCGAGACCCTACATGCGGTGCCCAACTTCTCTGGACGTTGTTGCTTGTCCGTGAGTTCTCTATCTTCGAGGAAGACAAGGTATTCAACAGTGTTATCCAAGGTCTGTTTAATTATCGTGCATGGCGGAACAACTCTCGTTGAAGCAACTTTACCAGTACACCTTCGCAACCGACGAGCGACTCGCTAAAATGGAATCCGGGATAGAATTTGACGAGGAGCCCACTAAGTTTACTGCGTTCTATCATCGTGACCGCGGCGGCGTCGAAGAAGACGTTCTGGTACGAGATGTGAACGAGATAATTGAGGAGTCGAAATGGAGTCCACTGCTGGACGAAGGATTTGAGCGGATTGCGCACCTGCTTGAGGGGGCAAATACCATCCCGGTCGGAGAAAAAGAGAACGGCGACCTCTATGAACTCACCTACGGTAACGGCGAACCAGCAGTCGGAGATAAAGTACAGATCCAGCTGCGACAGGGGTAAGTA
This window harbors:
- a CDS encoding tyrosine-type recombinase/integrase, whose product is MPTMDYEAAAARVLTYVESASQIHPENKRLIQEYHRDMVLADISHAQQQKVLSHFKIITDHVGQTPFADLDKEDIVELVAWLYTRGTSASTVVDYKQAIKQFWKWMNDGEDPEETKWIRRGPVEQKRILPQSLLTPRDVQALVDACHNERDRAFIAVLWETGARIGELIDLQVSHIENTTLGKQVVVSGKTGSRRLLLLESESYLDSWLTAHPNRRPNAPLWCKIDEKQGSPDETIGYQYIRLRILDQARERVGIEKPVNPHHFRHSRATYLANYLTEAQMCVWFGWVPGSRVPGRYVHLSGRDIDHAYQSMLDEPGYTRLAGAS
- a CDS encoding tyrosine-type recombinase/integrase, whose product is MTPDQVEALRSACYTTGAEYLQQRNEAIIAFMYDTGLRVGELVQINKTLLRNGNSELYLPTDIQKDYPNENSPPPVTLTLSKDTARLLSAYLNSRWKDPQALFPSRSSNRISEQGVRNMLHKVAEEAGVQPYKIDGTRGNASDVTPHALRHSVAYRMMNEEDENTLYHVRNRLRHRSIQTTERIYDHMLKV